Proteins co-encoded in one Deinococcus arcticus genomic window:
- a CDS encoding YdcF family protein: MERRWQNVAGGGALGAALGLLAAFFGDVRAPVGLLLALVLAGTLAGAWPPAWRALRLGAGALALGLWLCLLTPVLRAPLAALTLAQGPQPADAIVVLGGGVQCGTRTLEPSSLSRLVRGLELWRAGYAPLVTVSEQSGRIGPRGCPKISTLAQAHLRALVPSPGPQVVTLANVTTTRDEAARVRDLARARGWTRVLLVTSPSHSRRAAALFRAQGVGVLSVPAPEIRFDETLPLPSDRLWAARILAYEGLSRLKAALGGTPER; encoded by the coding sequence ATGGAGCGCAGATGGCAGAACGTGGCCGGCGGCGGCGCACTGGGCGCGGCCCTGGGCCTGCTGGCTGCCTTTTTCGGAGATGTGCGCGCGCCTGTGGGCCTGCTGCTGGCGCTGGTGCTGGCCGGGACCCTGGCCGGGGCATGGCCGCCCGCGTGGCGGGCGCTGCGCCTGGGCGCGGGCGCGCTGGCCCTGGGCCTGTGGCTGTGCCTGCTGACCCCAGTGTTGCGCGCGCCTCTGGCCGCCCTGACCCTGGCCCAGGGGCCCCAGCCCGCCGACGCCATTGTGGTGCTGGGGGGCGGGGTGCAGTGCGGCACCCGCACCCTGGAGCCCAGCAGCCTCAGCCGCCTGGTGCGGGGGCTGGAACTGTGGCGGGCGGGCTACGCGCCCCTGGTCACGGTGTCCGAACAGTCCGGGCGGATCGGGCCCCGGGGGTGTCCGAAAATCAGTACCCTGGCCCAGGCGCACCTCCGCGCACTGGTGCCTTCGCCGGGCCCGCAGGTGGTCACCCTGGCCAACGTGACCACCACCCGCGACGAGGCGGCCCGGGTGCGCGACCTCGCCCGGGCGCGCGGTTGGACCCGGGTGCTGCTGGTCACCAGCCCCAGCCACTCGCGCCGCGCGGCGGCCCTGTTCCGGGCCCAGGGCGTGGGCGTGCTGAGCGTGCCTGCCCCCGAGATCCGCTTTGATGAGACGCTGCCCCTGCCGTCTGACCGCCTGTGGGCTGCGCGCATTCTGGCCTACGAGGGCCTGTCGCGCCTGAAGGCGGCGCTGGGCGGCACGCCGGAGCGGTAG
- a CDS encoding GNAT family N-acetyltransferase, with the protein MIRSMLATDVPDVLALLNWMDDAPEREVFSPEARSESELKVECEDCTCLVDVGEEGVLAYCSLTPFRDGLVMEGPISDGGQVGPLLRGALERAEGLPVYAFAARDNLPVRGALEAAGFAAMHTTDFYSAPLSRLTPNACAPAGHRIVHRLPLATYRELFRASEDTWAERLTWTPEQVDEHFARPDVRLVGLLRGEQAVGFAELEFNAEEARADVTYVAVHPAERGQGYGLTLLALAAAEADTHPELRTLRVRAHDHMKPARALYARAGLTHCRSVVTYMKEGDEDV; encoded by the coding sequence ATGATCCGATCCATGCTGGCCACGGATGTGCCCGATGTGCTTGCCCTGCTCAACTGGATGGACGACGCCCCCGAACGCGAAGTGTTCTCGCCGGAGGCGCGCAGCGAAAGCGAGCTGAAAGTCGAGTGCGAGGACTGCACCTGCCTGGTGGACGTGGGTGAGGAAGGCGTGCTGGCCTACTGCAGCCTGACCCCCTTCCGGGATGGCCTGGTCATGGAAGGGCCCATCAGCGACGGCGGGCAGGTGGGGCCGCTGCTGCGCGGCGCGCTGGAACGGGCCGAGGGCCTGCCCGTGTACGCCTTTGCCGCGCGTGACAACCTGCCGGTGCGCGGGGCGCTGGAAGCGGCTGGCTTTGCCGCCATGCACACCACCGACTTTTACAGCGCGCCGCTCTCGCGCCTGACGCCGAACGCCTGCGCGCCGGCCGGGCACCGCATTGTTCACCGCCTGCCGCTGGCCACCTACCGCGAGCTGTTTCGCGCCAGCGAGGACACCTGGGCCGAGCGCCTGACCTGGACGCCAGAACAGGTGGACGAGCATTTTGCGCGCCCTGACGTGCGGCTGGTGGGGCTGCTGCGCGGCGAGCAGGCGGTGGGATTTGCCGAGCTGGAATTCAATGCCGAAGAAGCCCGTGCCGACGTGACCTATGTGGCGGTGCATCCGGCCGAGCGCGGCCAGGGCTACGGCCTGACCCTGCTGGCCCTGGCCGCCGCCGAGGCTGACACCCACCCGGAACTCCGCACCCTGCGCGTGCGCGCCCATGACCATATGAAACCGGCCCGCGCCCTGTATGCCCGCGCGGGCCTGACCCACTGCCGCAGCGTGGTCACCTACATGAAAGAGGGCGACGAGGACGTGTAG
- a CDS encoding cytochrome P450, which translates to MTTPLQCPFGHGTLTRQPTAQPRPGAPVRVEGTAYHIHDFQTAREVLRSDDVVQAGFGAERLQDASVLRRKPVLYTEGDAHHEMRRDTARYFTPAAVATYHPMIAALADSLLARLTQAGEAKVDDLSLTMAVQVAAQVVGLTDSALPGLHRRVTTFVEGDRPRGDDASRLRQVLDQRHLLAFYLLDVKPAIARRRRQRRDDLISHLLDQQYSDLEILTECLTYGTAGMVTTREFITVAAWHLLREPELRWHYVHGTERERHAVLHEILRVEPVVSTLYRRTHKDLSVGGEVIPAGSLLALNLRDTNEDPGVAGADPAALCPGRSLPRGVQAPVLAFGDGHHRCPGAFLAIRESDVFLRRLLMWRDLRLVSPPSVTFNEVVQGYELRGLRVALGR; encoded by the coding sequence ATGACCACCCCGCTCCAGTGCCCCTTTGGCCACGGCACCCTGACCCGCCAGCCCACCGCCCAGCCCCGCCCCGGCGCGCCCGTTCGCGTGGAGGGCACCGCCTACCACATTCACGACTTCCAGACCGCGCGTGAGGTGCTGCGCAGCGACGATGTGGTGCAGGCCGGCTTTGGCGCCGAGCGGTTGCAGGACGCCAGTGTGCTGCGCCGCAAGCCCGTGCTGTACACCGAGGGCGACGCCCACCACGAGATGCGCCGGGACACCGCCCGGTACTTCACCCCCGCCGCCGTGGCGACCTATCACCCCATGATCGCCGCCCTGGCCGACAGTCTGCTGGCCCGGCTGACCCAGGCCGGCGAGGCGAAGGTGGACGACCTGAGCCTGACCATGGCCGTGCAGGTGGCCGCCCAGGTGGTGGGCCTGACCGACAGCGCCCTGCCGGGGCTGCACCGCCGCGTGACCACCTTCGTGGAGGGGGACCGGCCCCGGGGCGACGATGCCTCGCGCCTGCGGCAGGTGCTGGACCAGCGGCACCTGCTGGCCTTTTACCTGCTGGATGTCAAACCGGCCATCGCCCGGCGACGGCGCCAGCGGCGTGACGACCTCATCAGCCACCTGCTGGACCAGCAGTACAGCGACCTGGAAATCCTGACCGAGTGCCTGACCTACGGCACAGCCGGCATGGTGACCACCCGCGAGTTCATCACGGTGGCCGCGTGGCACCTGCTGCGCGAACCGGAGCTGCGCTGGCACTACGTTCACGGCACCGAACGCGAGCGTCACGCGGTGCTGCACGAGATTCTGCGCGTGGAGCCGGTGGTCTCCACCCTGTACCGCCGCACGCACAAGGACCTGAGTGTAGGCGGCGAGGTGATTCCGGCCGGCAGCCTGCTGGCGCTGAACCTGCGGGACACCAACGAGGACCCTGGCGTGGCGGGTGCAGACCCGGCGGCCCTGTGCCCGGGTCGGTCACTGCCGCGCGGCGTACAGGCGCCCGTGCTGGCATTCGGGGACGGCCACCACCGCTGCCCGGGGGCCTTCCTGGCCATCCGCGAGAGCGACGTGTTCCTGCGCCGGCTGCTGATGTGGCGCGACCTGCGCCTGGTCTCGCCGCCCTCGGTCACCTTTAACGAGGTGGTGCAGGGCTACGAACTGCGCGGCCTGCGCGTGGCCCTGGGCCGCTGA
- the trmFO gene encoding methylenetetrahydrofolate--tRNA-(uracil(54)-C(5))-methyltransferase (FADH(2)-oxidizing) TrmFO, which yields MSERMITVVGAGLAGSEAALAAARLGVRVRLYEMRPVRMTPAHRSGNFAELVCSNSLGGEGELQSKGLLQAELRSVGGAVVGAADASRLPAGNALAVERDEFSARVTQAVREHPLIEVLGEEVTAVPEGIAVIASGPLTSDALAADLARLTGSERLSFYDAAAPVIAFESINMDSAWRAGRYDQSADYINCPFTKDEYLAFFEALEQARAHTPHDWEKLEFFEGCMPIEEIARRGVDTPRFGPMSPKGLDNPRTGRWPYAVAQLRQEDREGRMWSLVGFQTGLKWGDQKAVVQLIPGLENAEIVRYGVMHRNTYLNAPTVLESTLQLRADEQKFVAGVLAGTEGYLESAATGWLAGTNAARLALGLPPLTPPAESMLGGLTRYLASANPKGFQPMNVNWALVPELPAEVNPKTGKPRKLGKREKRPVMFRRGLNAFMAWAQAEAGLSVTVPALLAQSTAEPEAASA from the coding sequence ATGAGTGAGCGGATGATCACGGTGGTGGGCGCGGGCCTGGCAGGTTCAGAGGCGGCGCTGGCCGCCGCGCGGCTGGGCGTGCGGGTGCGCCTGTATGAAATGCGGCCGGTCAGGATGACCCCGGCGCACCGCAGCGGCAACTTTGCCGAACTGGTGTGCAGCAACTCGCTGGGCGGCGAGGGCGAACTGCAGAGCAAGGGCCTGCTGCAGGCCGAACTGCGCAGTGTGGGCGGCGCGGTGGTGGGGGCGGCCGACGCCTCCAGGCTGCCGGCAGGCAACGCGCTGGCCGTGGAGCGCGACGAATTCAGCGCCCGCGTGACCCAGGCGGTGCGCGAGCACCCGCTGATTGAGGTGCTGGGCGAGGAGGTCACGGCGGTCCCGGAGGGCATTGCTGTGATCGCCTCTGGGCCCCTGACCTCGGACGCGCTGGCCGCCGACCTCGCGCGGCTGACCGGCAGCGAGCGCCTGAGCTTCTACGACGCCGCCGCGCCGGTGATTGCCTTCGAGAGCATCAACATGGACAGCGCGTGGCGCGCGGGCCGCTACGACCAGAGCGCGGATTACATCAACTGCCCTTTTACCAAGGACGAGTATCTGGCGTTTTTTGAGGCGCTGGAACAGGCCCGCGCCCACACGCCGCACGACTGGGAAAAGCTGGAATTCTTTGAAGGCTGCATGCCCATTGAAGAAATTGCGCGCCGGGGCGTGGATACCCCGCGCTTTGGCCCCATGAGCCCCAAGGGCCTGGACAACCCACGCACCGGGCGCTGGCCCTACGCCGTGGCCCAGCTGCGCCAGGAAGACCGCGAGGGCCGGATGTGGTCCCTGGTGGGCTTTCAGACCGGCCTGAAGTGGGGCGACCAGAAGGCGGTGGTGCAGCTCATTCCGGGTCTGGAAAATGCCGAGATCGTGCGCTACGGCGTGATGCACCGCAACACGTACCTGAACGCGCCCACCGTCCTGGAGTCCACCCTGCAACTGCGCGCCGATGAGCAGAAGTTTGTGGCGGGCGTACTGGCCGGCACGGAAGGCTACCTGGAAAGTGCAGCGACCGGCTGGCTGGCCGGCACCAACGCCGCCCGGCTGGCGCTGGGCCTGCCGCCCCTGACCCCCCCGGCCGAGTCCATGCTGGGCGGCCTGACCCGTTACCTGGCCAGCGCCAACCCCAAGGGGTTCCAGCCCATGAACGTGAACTGGGCCCTGGTGCCCGAACTGCCCGCCGAGGTGAACCCTAAGACCGGCAAACCCCGCAAGCTGGGCAAGCGCGAGAAGCGCCCGGTGATGTTCCGCCGTGGCCTGAACGCGTTTATGGCCTGGGCACAGGCCGAAGCTGGACTGAGCGTGACCGTGCCCGCTCTGCTGGCCCAGTCCACAGCAGAGCCTGAGGCCGCCAGCGCCTGA
- a CDS encoding DUF305 domain-containing protein → MRRRLLLPALLLLAALLGVALLVAPRLLPPGEQSPEVRFVREMTQHHTQAVDMAIRIRERSRDEALRTIALDMLLSQQEQIGQMRGWLTIWGRPWGGEGMSAGHARQMGMATPAEVARISTLPPRQSEVQFLQLMTRHHQGALAMVTPVLSAGVRPEVRALARQIQGAQAAEIRLMITLLNGRGAQPLPAPGVAGATEHNH, encoded by the coding sequence ATGCGCCGCCGACTCCTGCTGCCCGCTTTGCTGCTGCTGGCCGCCCTGCTGGGTGTGGCCCTGCTTGTGGCCCCGCGCCTCTTGCCCCCGGGTGAGCAGAGCCCCGAGGTGCGCTTTGTGCGCGAGATGACCCAGCACCACACCCAGGCGGTGGACATGGCCATCCGCATCCGCGAGCGCAGCCGCGACGAGGCGCTGCGCACCATTGCCCTGGATATGCTGCTCTCGCAACAGGAACAGATTGGCCAGATGCGCGGCTGGCTGACCATCTGGGGCCGACCCTGGGGCGGCGAGGGCATGAGCGCGGGCCACGCCCGCCAGATGGGCATGGCCACCCCGGCCGAGGTGGCGCGCATCAGCACCCTGCCGCCCCGGCAGAGCGAGGTGCAATTTCTGCAGCTGATGACCCGTCACCACCAGGGGGCGCTGGCGATGGTCACGCCGGTGCTCTCTGCTGGCGTGCGCCCCGAGGTGCGGGCCCTGGCCAGGCAGATTCAGGGTGCCCAGGCCGCCGAGATTCGCCTGATGATCACACTGCTCAACGGCCGGGGCGCCCAGCCGCTGCCCGCGCCCGGTGTGGCTGGCGCCACCGAGCACAACCACTGA
- the purH gene encoding bifunctional phosphoribosylaminoimidazolecarboxamide formyltransferase/IMP cyclohydrolase, with translation MNDAPHTPRRALLSVSDKTGVVEFARQLAQRGWEILSTGGTYQSIVEAGVAARQVSDVTGFPEMLDGRVKTLHPAVHGGILARREPGHLEQLEQHGIGTIDLVCVNLYPFRETVARGAEFPEVIENIDIGGPAMIRSAAKNHAGVLVLVDPADYPVALQDEVSPAERQRLAAKAYRHTSEYDAAITAYLEGTSDELPTALPEQLALNLTRAAQVRYGENPHQPGAIYRLGAAQGPVLDAQLLSGKPMSFNNYADADAAWALCEELSEQEAAVPGHEAVCVAVKHANPCGVALAQSARAAWERARDADTLSVFGGVVAVSRPVDLDAAQAMRGTFLEVLIAPEVSPEAVAWFTEKKPDLRVLVVGPAAGVSRLDVRPLTGGFAVQERDSRPWDDLCPEVVTGREPTEQEWLDLRFAWATVKHARSNAVVLARGGVTVGLGAGAVSRIWAAERAVANAGELAQGAVLASEAFFPFDDVVRLAAGAGVRAILQPGGAKRDPEVIAACNELGLSMVFTGSRHFKH, from the coding sequence GTTGCCGCGCGGCAGGTCAGCGACGTGACCGGCTTCCCGGAGATGCTGGACGGCCGGGTCAAGACCCTGCACCCCGCGGTGCACGGCGGCATCCTGGCACGCCGCGAACCCGGGCACCTGGAGCAATTGGAACAGCACGGCATCGGCACCATTGATCTGGTGTGCGTCAACCTGTACCCCTTCCGGGAGACGGTGGCGCGCGGGGCCGAATTCCCCGAAGTGATCGAGAACATTGACATCGGTGGGCCCGCCATGATCCGCTCGGCGGCCAAGAATCACGCGGGCGTGCTGGTGCTGGTGGACCCGGCCGATTACCCGGTGGCCCTGCAGGACGAGGTGAGCCCGGCCGAGCGCCAGCGACTGGCCGCCAAGGCCTACCGCCACACCAGTGAATACGACGCCGCCATCACTGCCTATCTCGAAGGCACCTCGGACGAGCTGCCCACCGCCCTGCCTGAGCAGCTGGCCCTGAACCTCACCCGCGCCGCGCAGGTGCGCTACGGCGAGAACCCGCACCAGCCCGGCGCAATCTACCGCCTGGGCGCCGCACAGGGCCCGGTGCTGGACGCGCAGCTGCTGAGTGGGAAGCCCATGAGCTTCAACAACTACGCCGATGCGGACGCCGCCTGGGCCCTGTGCGAGGAACTGAGCGAGCAGGAAGCGGCGGTGCCCGGCCACGAGGCCGTGTGTGTGGCCGTCAAGCACGCCAATCCCTGCGGCGTGGCCCTGGCACAGAGCGCCCGCGCCGCCTGGGAACGCGCCCGGGACGCCGATACCCTGAGTGTGTTCGGCGGGGTGGTGGCCGTCAGCCGCCCGGTGGACCTGGACGCGGCGCAGGCCATGCGCGGCACCTTTCTGGAGGTGCTGATCGCCCCCGAGGTCAGCCCGGAGGCGGTGGCGTGGTTCACCGAGAAGAAGCCGGACCTGCGGGTGCTGGTGGTGGGCCCGGCGGCGGGGGTCAGCCGGCTGGATGTACGGCCCCTGACCGGCGGCTTTGCTGTGCAGGAGCGCGACAGCCGCCCCTGGGATGACCTGTGCCCCGAAGTGGTGACAGGGCGCGAACCCACCGAGCAGGAATGGCTGGACCTGCGCTTTGCCTGGGCCACGGTCAAGCACGCGCGCAGCAACGCCGTGGTGCTGGCCCGTGGCGGGGTCACGGTGGGCCTGGGGGCCGGGGCGGTCAGCCGCATCTGGGCGGCCGAACGCGCGGTCGCCAATGCGGGTGAGCTGGCCCAGGGCGCGGTGCTGGCCTCCGAGGCCTTCTTCCCGTTTGACGATGTGGTGCGGCTGGCGGCGGGGGCGGGCGTGCGCGCCATTCTTCAGCCCGGTGGCGCCAAGCGCGACCCCGAAGTCATTGCCGCCTGCAACGAGCTGGGCCTGAGCATGGTGTTCACCGGTTCCAGGCACTTCAAGCACTAG
- a CDS encoding DUF4258 domain-containing protein codes for MQASTDLLHLRAQLARAEKAARRTPAAPPPRPASPQAPLKPQRQAELAGVSTDDFSLARAHARLRDAVYDGRYHLCPHAISHARAEGFLEHDVLNVLLTGRVRAVYTEERRWLVCGYFEACGVALPLHVVAEPHADGHVDIVTAFVPRHPHHIISRARLALMLRYDDQTVRARTAHAGNRVGHRGKGRWKKSA; via the coding sequence GTGCAGGCCAGCACCGACCTGCTGCACCTGCGGGCCCAGCTGGCGCGCGCCGAAAAGGCCGCGCGGCGCACCCCGGCGGCGCCCCCGCCCCGCCCCGCCTCGCCCCAGGCGCCCCTGAAACCGCAGCGGCAGGCCGAACTGGCCGGGGTCAGCACCGATGACTTCAGCCTCGCGCGGGCGCACGCCCGCCTGCGCGACGCCGTGTACGACGGCCGCTACCACCTGTGCCCGCACGCCATCAGCCACGCCCGCGCCGAGGGCTTCCTGGAGCATGACGTGCTGAATGTGCTGCTGACTGGCCGGGTGCGCGCCGTGTACACCGAGGAAAGGCGCTGGCTGGTGTGCGGGTACTTTGAAGCCTGTGGGGTGGCCCTGCCCCTGCATGTGGTGGCCGAGCCGCACGCGGACGGTCACGTGGACATCGTGACGGCCTTTGTGCCCCGGCACCCGCACCACATCATCAGCCGCGCCCGGCTGGCGCTGATGCTGCGCTACGACGACCAGACCGTGCGTGCCCGCACCGCCCACGCCGGCAACCGGGTGGGCCACCGGGGCAAGGGCCGCTGGAAAAAGAGCGCATAG
- a CDS encoding MarR family winged helix-turn-helix transcriptional regulator yields MLSVSLPSSPDLQAQPLRFLAAYWGVWQVMSTRLHTALERQHGLDLRTFIALSYVQAGPITPAELARQLKVPRYEVARILRRLDDLHAIARRRDPADARSHELHTEPLGQVLWAGAMQTVQAVTAPALSTLNTDLDPLTAALERLAALSPEDQP; encoded by the coding sequence ATGTTATCGGTATCTCTCCCGTCTTCACCAGACCTGCAGGCGCAACCGCTGCGGTTTCTGGCGGCGTACTGGGGCGTGTGGCAGGTCATGAGTACGCGGCTGCACACGGCGCTGGAACGCCAGCATGGCCTGGACCTGCGCACCTTCATTGCCCTGAGTTATGTGCAGGCGGGGCCCATCACGCCCGCCGAACTGGCGCGGCAGCTGAAGGTGCCGCGCTACGAAGTTGCGCGCATTCTGCGCCGCCTGGACGACCTGCACGCCATTGCCCGCCGCCGTGACCCTGCGGACGCCCGCTCGCACGAGCTGCACACCGAGCCTCTGGGGCAGGTGCTGTGGGCGGGGGCCATGCAGACCGTGCAGGCAGTCACCGCGCCCGCCCTGAGCACCCTGAACACCGACCTTGACCCCCTGACGGCCGCGCTCGAACGCCTGGCCGCCCTGTCCCCGGAGGACCAGCCATGA